A window of Panthera tigris isolate Pti1 chromosome A3, P.tigris_Pti1_mat1.1, whole genome shotgun sequence genomic DNA:
CTGCGTGCCATCGGAATCATAAATACGGATCCACTTGGAGGTTCTATGTGCACAGGATTCAAGCTTGTGGGACCGTGACGGGTGGACGGCGTCTGGCTCTTACTTGCACAGGTGTATGCAGCGAGGCTCCAGGTGAGGGCGCTCACGGTGCCCGAGTCCCTGGTCTTCCACAGGTACTGGAGCTGAGCAAACTTGCTGGCCACGCTGATGAAAGTACTTAGATTCTGTTTGCAGGTAAAACATGAGAAAGTTAGCAGTCCCTCAGTTAAAGAAACAAGAGCGCCATATACTGAGCGTGCTTCTGAAGCCAAACTGTCAGGACAAGAGACAACCGGTTTGTACGAGGACAAAGCCCGGGTTCAGTGAAAAAGCAGGCAGCAGCGAGATGCTGGTTTATAAATGCACCAGTCCCACTGTTCAGTGGGTAACCGGTGGGCGTGCAGCTGGTGTGGAGGTGGGAGTAAGGATCACTGCATGGCCACAAAGGCTTATCCATCTGACCACCTGCCAATAAAAGCAGataagatagagagagagagagagagagagagagagagaggatagatggatagagaagatagatggatgaatggatagatagataagatagatgggtgggtgcatggatggatggatagataagaTGGATGGGTAGAGAGGTataagatagatggatggatagatagatggacagatggatagagagataagatggatggatagataagaTGGGTGGGTGCACCCTCAGGAGGAAAGCAACATgactgggttgggggtggggcatcGGGTCTGGCTCTGCTCGGTCCCCCGCACCTGTTGCGGGGCTGGCCCTTGACCCGTTCTTATTGGGTTACAGCAACACGTCCTGGTAAAGGcggaggagggaaggggcggcTGGGACACGGGAGGACTGTGGAGAAGTCCGGGCGAGTGAGCCCtccaggcagagagcaagggccTGTGCTCAGATCCGAACACAGGTCACGCCGGGAGCACATGGCTCGGACGACTGACCCCAGGTGGGAAGACGGCGTCTGCAGCCCCGGCCGGTGGGGAGTCGGGTCGGGACCGCGAGCACGGCGGACCGGGCCTCGGAAAGCCTGGGCACGAGGACTTAGGTAGGGCCCTGTCCACTCGTGTCAGGGGGAAGGCCACTGCCGAGCAGATACGCTAACCGCGTCTGCTGGACCTTCCGCCGGATCCGTCTTCAGGAGGAAATGCCATCTTCGGAATCAAGAAGAAGGAGTCTTCATAACCAAGGCCCGGAaagattttgcaaataaaaatacacgaCGCCCGGGggaaacttgaatttcagatcaACAACAAGTAATTTCTAGCATAGGTACGTCCcgtgcaatatttgggacatacttatgctaAAACCCTGCCCATTTGCTCCCCGTAGGTCACAAGGTTGGAATGTCACAGGGAGCCAAGTTCGCTTTCCAAGCAAGGGTCACAGCCAAggcgctggggagggggtggtgaagTTCATGAGCCTGGGTGTGGCAGGCAGTGACTGGTGACTGcccatccttctccttctccctttgggTGGAGAAGCGGCATCCAGTCACTTTGGAGAGAGGATCTGGGCTCAAATGCTCCCTGACCCACGCTCGGAGTCCTATTCTCACACTATGGGACTTTGGGGCCTTACCCAAGGTAGGATAAACGCACAGGGCTAACCGTTTTCCAAGGACAAAAATGTtccgggggggagaggggcaaagttaaaaaaaaaaatcatgagtgtggggcccgtgggtggctcagccggttaagcctctgacttcggctcaggtcgagatctcgcagttcgggagttcaagccccgcgtcggactctgctgacagctcagagcctggagcctgcttccgattctgtctccctctctctctctctctgcccctcccccactcatgctctgtctctctctctcaaaaataaatttaaaaaaaaacattaaaaaattaaaaaaaaaaaatgagtatgtaGCCAATGTGTAATCATTAACCTGAtaagaagctctttattttaggCTCATTCTACCACCGTTGATCGTTCTGTTGCTGTTAATTACCTCCCCAGCCAGGTGCTCTATGGCCCCCCCAAAAAGGAAGTAAGAAAATGTTACCCAACGCCTAAGTGGGACTAACGTCTTGTAACATTGGGGTAGGACTGCATTTTCACCCCTTTATCCTTCAATAAGCAGGTTAAACACTCGGCCCATCAAGTTCTTTGCAGGAACGGCGGTCTCTCTTCTCCAGGGGCGATGCACTTACCATGGCCAGATCGATGATCCACTTCTGCAGGGGAAGGACGAACCACGAGGCCACAAATCTACCGAGCGCTAAGGGAGACAGCAGTGGCtcggccgccccccaccccgcgcccgtGGGGACACGCCAAGAGCACGGAGGTGACGCACATAAGCCAACCTGGGAAAGGCTCTGCGAGGACCAGTCCGatttggaaaagacaaaaatggctCAACATAACAGCAGATCACGGAAGAAAACTGCCAAGCGCCCTGCCTTTGTGGTTCTAAACGATTCTACTCGCCCACTTCATTCCCAGCCATGCAGACCTCTCCAGGGTGATGTCAAAAGTGAGGCATTTAAAGAAGCAGCTCAACATTTTGCAGGCACGTTCTGCAAAACTGGGGTCACGTGAAaactctctttccccctttcctgctAACCCCAGTGTAAACCCAGGTGGAGACAGGAAGAATGAGAGCGGATTTTCATCACGCCCAGTGAGGCGGCAAAAAGCACAGAAAGTCAGGCTCCAGAAGCCGGGCGGGTGAGGAGATGACCACCAGCCTctgctgtgaccttgggcaagtcccatTCCTTCTTTTGACCTTGGTTTGCTTATCCGCAAAACGGTCTTAACATTCCTTTGCCCCATCTACCCCCTCAGTGCCTTGGTGCACATCACAGACACCCAGCGCGCTACGATTATAATGAATGACATTACTTAAATGGAGGGATCAAAAGAGACAATGCCCGGTGTGACTAGAACGAATTCCTGGCAACCTGGTCAACGCCAGAACGGCAGCTGGAACCTAGGCAGAtgaaatcttgtttttaaaacactCTAACTCAGTTTCTTAAACAGAGggcacccagttaaatttgaattttcagACCAACAAAAACAGTCTTTTAGTATAGTATgacccatgcaatatttgggacatacttatgcttaaaaaaaaaaatcagttactaTGGTAACCCTACTTCTGGTTCATCACCACTCACAGGAGGAGGTTATAAGTATCCCGCTCATCCAGGGAGCTGCCCAGCTTTTGCAGTCCACAGCCTCACCACCCGTACAAAGGTAAATTGTCgtattttatttaaacagtaAACGGCACGACGCTTTTCCTCTTCAAAGTACTGTTTTCAAGACCCTTTTACTGGCTGGGTAGAGCTGTGCAGAGAGAAGCTGAGTGGGGAGGATGGGTACAGACAGCAGGGGGTCAGGACTCAGTCCCCTCCCTACACAGCCGCCCAGTCGGACAGCTGCCGTGAGGCTGCCCCTTGCTCAGCTTGTCCTGTGCTCCTGGTACTGTGATCCTTGCCACAAGGTAGGCAAGACTGTGTCATTTCACAGGCGGGACGGGACAGGACGATTGCAGCTTAGGGAGCTCCCGGCCTGTGCCCACGAACACCCAGGGGGTGGCCGCAGCAGGTGTCCCCCAGCCTCCACGTCCGAAGGCGCCCAGCCCAGCGCAGACAGGAAGggtgccctccctctctcctccaccctgcGGGTGTACGAGTAACCCGCTCGGGTCACTTCGCAGACACGGCCGCATTAACTGGCTGCCACTGGAAAGGCTTTCCTGGCTTTTTAAGGACCGTGAATTCCCAAGAGAACCTCTGAAGGTTTACAGAACCGAAACAAGAGCCCGGCCCCTGTTCACAGAAGAGGCACCGTGAGTGAGCATAGGTCTGTGTCACGACCAGAGGCCCCGCCCACCCGCCACCACCAAGTCCCTTCTAATGTCTTGGCCACGATTTTCGCTTTGAACCAGCCGTCCAGAACCCGCACGCCCACACTGTCGGGCAGAGAGGGCGCGTTAGTGGCCCCTGAGTTCACGACAGACATTCCCGTTATTATGACTTCACATACTTGGGGGACATTTTCTCAGGGAAGAAGAAATGTCTCCGCCTCCCCTGAAGAATGAAGCTGGGACGGGCCTGGCGCCcggggctcggggtggggggaggccccGGGCAGGGTACATATTCACTCACGCGCATTTGGGATCTTTTTCAGTTTGACCACAAGAACGCGGCTCTGGCCAAAGCACCTGACTCCCCAGTCCCATCGGATCCCTGGACAATGAAAAGGATACACGGCCATGTACGGGGCTGCTCCTTTCACGTTCCCGTTGAAATGGAAGGCACACAGCAGGAGGAGGACGTCTGAAAGAGAAAGGCTgtgagggaggcgggagggggggccCAAGGGCTGTTGCccgacccggggggggggggggggggggggggtccgagGGGCCGGTTACCTTGTGCGATGAGAATGGGATACTCCAGGTAGGTCAGCAGCGGGTACTCATAGTAACACTGGTACCGGAGAAACACCAGGAaactggggagagagggggagcgtCTGAGCTGGGGCCGGCCCAGCACAGGGCGGCGGGGAGGCCCGGCCAGCGCCCAGGAGCCCGGGTTCATGTGCAAAACCCTGGACCTGCTGGTTGGCACCTGGAAAcgtcagggggtggggggagattttGCACACAGAGCTCGGGACCGTGCCCGCAGCTTTTCGAGCATCCGGGACTGACTGGGAGCTGGGCGTGGTGCACGTGGTCGCTGCCAAGTCCCTGGAGATGGTGGCACAAGTGAGTTTCACTGAGGTCCGAGCGGCAGGCCAGGACGAGAAGAGACGGCGCTTCTGGCCCCAGGCTGGCCGGCCCTGAGCGGGGGAGCAACCACCTGGATGATCCCTGCGGCCGTCCGGAGTGCTCCCCGTCGAGGAGGAGCAGTAGGTGAGAGGCATAAACAGTCATCAGTCCCTTAAGAGAATTCCAGCTCTGAGGgccgcctgggggctcagtcagttgggcatccgacacttggtttcggctcaggtcgtgatctcacggtttcgtgagttcaggccccacgacaggctctgcgctggtggcggggagcctgcctgggattccctctctccccttctctctctgcccttccaccactccttctctctctgcccctccaccactggCAATGttgttgtctctctcaaaataaatgaggaagaaagaaagaaggaaagaaagaaagaaagaaagaaagaaagaaagaaagaaagaaagaaaaggagaagcaaagaaaagagaaaaagaaaagaaagagaagaaaaaagagaagaaaaaaagagaagcaaagaaaagaaaaaaaagaagagaagaaaagaaaaaagaaaagagaagcaaagaaagaaaaaagaaaagaaaaaagaaagaaaaaagaagagaaggaaagaaaaaagaaaaaagaaaagagaagcaaagaaaaaagaaaagagaagaaaaaagaaagaaaaaaaagaaaagaaagaaaaagagaagaaaagaaagaaaaaagagaaaagaaagaaaaaagagaagaaaaaagaaaagagaagcaaagaaagaaaaaagaaaagaaaaaagagaagaacaaagaaaagagaagcaaagaaaaaagaagaaaaaaagaagagaagaagaaaaaagaaagaaaaaagaaaaagaaaaagaaaagaaagaaaaaaggagaaaaaagaaaagaagaaaaaagaaaaggaggaaaatagaaaagagaagaaaagaaaaaagaagaaagaaaaagaagagagaaagaaaaaaagagaaaagaaaaaagaaaattctagttcTGAGAGGCTGgaatttggtgggggggaggggggtggaaagTAAAAACCCCAGGACCCGACCCTTGTCAGGACAAAAGGCCTGAGCTTCCGGCCTCTCCAGCTCTCGGCCCAGCCAGTCAGCTCCCTAAGGACCTAAGTCCCCCTGCTGTCCCCTCAGAGTCTGTTTCATCCCCCAGGTGAACCACAGCCTCCATCACTCATCCAGATGTAACCCCTCTCATTTCCtcagcttgggggggggggttcacaaAGCACCCAGTGGGCCGGGGAGCCTGTGCCCTTGATCCTGTTTCCGACCTTGGCTGAGCTGGGGGCGAGGGTcacaggatggggggggggaggccagcGGTGGCCTGAGCACGGGGGTCTCCAGACCAGGCCTCCGGCACCTTTCTGTCCACATCTGAGGGGGAGCCcagggggccaggggagggggcagcttcAGCTCACCCACCCCTGCAGAGCAGGGCTGCAGCCAGCGGGGCCCGTGCACGGGAAGCCTGGACAACGACCCTGCCGAATGAGCGGGCGGTACATCCGAGCAGGCGCTGGGGGGTCTTTGCCACCTGCTCGCTCTTCACTGagcgcaccaccccccccccagagtgCAGCCACAGACCTTCAGGACAGGCACGAGCCCTAGGGTGTCAGAGCTGAGGTCACGGCCATCCAGCGTGCCCTCCACATTTTACAGACCActtggggagactgaggcccaagaAACCAAGGTCATATGAGAATTCAGGGAAAAGACGAAGACGAGCGCATGAGTTTCCCCGGCCACCAGCAGTGGTGCCTgccaccaacccccaccccaccgtgGCCCTCCAGGGAGGCCGGGCGGCCAGGCTGcagtgcgcacgctctctctctctctctctcgctctctctctcgctctctctcgggGATCCAAACGTCCAAGGACAACCATCTGTCACTCCTGTGGCCTGGAGCAGCTAGGTGtccttctttgatttttaatgttcttctttTCATCAAAAAGTAATACATTACAACCCTCCTTACAATAAAGTCAGGCCGAACGGTGTCTGACCCGCGGCCCCACACACCTGTTAACATTCCTGGTCCGCTCTGCAAAGTGACTGGAGTTTCCTTCTTCCACACACAGGCTAGAGGTCTGAACAAAAAAACTACACATGTGCTCACAGAGGCAGCGGCTCGAGAGCCGCTGGAGCCTCTTCCAAAGGAATTTTCAGCCGGACACCAGAAGTCGGCCTGCTGGGCCTGGAGAGAGGATGCAGGGTCCCCCCCCCGCGCCGCCGGGCTGTCTTGTCTGGGCGGAGGGCTGAATCGGGAGTCTGAAAACCCACCCATGGAAGGTTCCAGAGCAGGTGCAGACAGCAGAACTGTGTCTGGAACCCAGGAGGGCACAAGGGGGCAGAGC
This region includes:
- the SLC66A3 gene encoding solute carrier family 66 member 3 isoform X3, with product MEKLLLLFCNWSTLGVCAALKLPQISAVLAARSARGISLPSLLLELAGFLVFLRYQCYYEYPLLTYLEYPILIAQDVLLLLCAFHFNGNVKGAAPYMAVFVASWFVLPLQKWIIDLAMNLSTFISVASKFAQLQYLWKTRDSGTVSALTWSLAAYTCATRIITTIMTTGDLTILTRFVIMLALNVWVTTTVLRYRKTAVKAE
- the SLC66A3 gene encoding solute carrier family 66 member 3 isoform X2, whose protein sequence is MGGSLEEGEKDESGHSQPERSQCRWESAYPSEIRSGCLDSVFKDTSSLCVEEGNSSHFAERTRNVNSFLVFLRYQCYYEYPLLTYLEYPILIAQDVLLLLCAFHFNGNVKGAAPYMAVFVASWFVLPLQKWIIDLAMNLSTFISVASKFAQLQYLWKTRDSGTVSALTWSLAAYTCATRIITTIMTTGDLTILTRFVIMLALNVWVTTTVLRYRKTAVKAE